A single region of the Coregonus clupeaformis isolate EN_2021a chromosome 16, ASM2061545v1, whole genome shotgun sequence genome encodes:
- the LOC121585058 gene encoding TNF receptor-associated factor 2 isoform X2, with product MAAQEPSPPSSLEGNKPGFPKKILANNLEEKHLCNYCLKILRRPLQAQCGHRFCLFCFNKIVSSGQQKCSACIKEDLFEDPTSILKEGGAFPDNAARREVEALAAVCTNEGCTWTGNIKEYEVNHEGKCDFMIILCPSCKELMRTNELERHNERECPERTLNCKYCKEPFHFKNIKAHDEICPKYPMICEGCAKKKIPREKYVDHIKFCSKFRAPCRFHVVGCDMSVSLESLQPQSLELAGHKIHELHRALRELELKLGQLTLGGGAPVQGGCTPTLPTLALPALATSFTPLPSTVGAALELQLHSEKTKVAELSRRCQELELKVGTFENIVCVLNREMERSSTTIEAYNRQHRLDQDKVEILNNKVRQLERTVGLRDLSIVEMEGNMREMSAATFDGIFVWKISDFTKKRQDAVAGRAPAMFSPAFFTSKYGYKMCLRIYLNGDGTGRGSHLSLFFVVMRGHSDALLKWPFNQKVTLMLLDQNNREHIIDAFRPDISSSSFQRPVSDMNIASGCPLFCPLPKLDTKNSYIRDDTIFIKAIVDLTGL from the exons ATGGCTGCACAAGAGCCATCACCACCATCTTCACTGGAAGGCAACAAACCAGGGTTCCCTAAGAAAATTTTGGCGAACAACCTCGAAGAAAAACACTTGTGTAATTATTGTTTGAAAATATTGAGAAGGCCTCTACAAGCCCAATGTGGCCATCGTTTTTGTTTGTTCTGTTTCAACAAAATTGTTAG TTCTGGACAACAGAAATGCAGTGCTTGCATCAAAGAGGACTTGTTTGAGGACCCCACATCTATTCTTAAAGAAGGCGGT GCTTTTCCTGACAATGCAGCGCGGAGAGAAGTGGAAGCATTGGCAGCTGTTTGTACAAATGAAGGGTGCACTTGGACGGGCAATATCAAAGAATATGAG GTGAACCATGAGGGAAAGTGTGACTTCATGATAATTCTCTGTCCCTCCTGTAAAGAACTCATGAGAACCAATGAGCTGGAGCGCCACAATGAACGAGAATGTCCTGAGAGGACTCTAAACTGCAAATACTGCAAAGAACCTTTCCATTTCAAGAACATCAAG GCTCACGATGAGATCTGTCCAAAGTACCCAATGATTTGTGAAGGCTGCGCAAAGAAAAAGATTCCCAGGGAAAAG TATGTGGACCACATCAAGTTCTGCAGTAAATTCAGAGCACCTTGCAGATTTCACGTCGTTGGCTGTGATATGTCT GTGAGCCTGGAGAGCTTGCAGCCCCAGAGCCTGGAGCTCGCAGGTCACAAGATCCACGAGCTGCACCGGGCCTTGAGAGAGCTGGAGCTGAAGCTGGGACAGCTGACTCTGGGTGGGGGAGCCCCCGTGCAGGGAGGCTGTACCCCTACCCTCCCTACCCTGGCCCTCCCTGCCCTGGCCACATCCTTCACCCCCCTGCCCAGTACGGTGGGCGCGGCCCTGGAGTTGCAGCTCCACAGTGAGAAGACCAAGGTGGCAGAGCTGAGCCGGCGGTGCCAGGAACTGGAGCTGAAAGTGGGCACCTTCGAGAACATTGTCTGCGTCCTCAACCGAGAGATGGAGCGCTCCTCCACCACCATCGAGGCCTACAACCGCCAGCATCGCCTGGACCAGGACAAGGTGGAGATCCTCAATAACAAG GTGCGTCAGCTGGAGAGAACTGTGGGCCTGAGAGACCTGTCCATTGTGGAGATGGAGGGGAATATGCGGGAGATGTCGGCAGCTACGTTTGATGGCATCTTTGTCTGGAAAATCTCTGATTTCACAAAGAAAAGACAGGACGCTGTTGCTGGCAGAGCCCCAGCTATGTTCTCCCCCG CATTTTTCACCAGCAAATATGGCTACAAGATGTGTCTACGGATTTATCTGAATGGGGACGGGACCGGACGGGGCAGTCACTTGTCTCTGTTCTTCGTAGTGATGAGGGGGCACAGTGACGCCCTCCTCAAGTGGCCCTTCAACCAGAAG GTGACCCTGATGCTGCTGGATCAGAATAACCGAGAGCACATCATCGATGCCTTCCGTCCcgacatctcctcctcctccttccagaGGCCCGTCAGTGACATGAACATCGCCAGCGGCTGCCCGCTCTTTTGCCCTCTTCCCAAACTGGACACCAAAAACTCCTACATACGAGATGATACTATATTCATCAAGGCTATAGTAGACCTCACTGGCCTCTAG
- the LOC121585058 gene encoding TNF receptor-associated factor 2 isoform X1, giving the protein MAAQEPSPPSSLEGNKPGFPKKILANNLEEKHLCNYCLKILRRPLQAQCGHRFCLFCFNKIVSSGQQKCSACIKEDLFEDPTSILKEGGAFPDNAARREVEALAAVCTNEGCTWTGNIKEYEVNHEGKCDFMIILCPSCKELMRTNELERHNERECPERTLNCKYCKEPFHFKNIKAHDEICPKYPMICEGCAKKKIPREKYVDHIKFCSKFRAPCRFHVVGCDMSVEKEKTHDHERACSYEHLNLLLHFIMGIKVSLESLQPQSLELAGHKIHELHRALRELELKLGQLTLGGGAPVQGGCTPTLPTLALPALATSFTPLPSTVGAALELQLHSEKTKVAELSRRCQELELKVGTFENIVCVLNREMERSSTTIEAYNRQHRLDQDKVEILNNKVRQLERTVGLRDLSIVEMEGNMREMSAATFDGIFVWKISDFTKKRQDAVAGRAPAMFSPAFFTSKYGYKMCLRIYLNGDGTGRGSHLSLFFVVMRGHSDALLKWPFNQKVTLMLLDQNNREHIIDAFRPDISSSSFQRPVSDMNIASGCPLFCPLPKLDTKNSYIRDDTIFIKAIVDLTGL; this is encoded by the exons ATGGCTGCACAAGAGCCATCACCACCATCTTCACTGGAAGGCAACAAACCAGGGTTCCCTAAGAAAATTTTGGCGAACAACCTCGAAGAAAAACACTTGTGTAATTATTGTTTGAAAATATTGAGAAGGCCTCTACAAGCCCAATGTGGCCATCGTTTTTGTTTGTTCTGTTTCAACAAAATTGTTAG TTCTGGACAACAGAAATGCAGTGCTTGCATCAAAGAGGACTTGTTTGAGGACCCCACATCTATTCTTAAAGAAGGCGGT GCTTTTCCTGACAATGCAGCGCGGAGAGAAGTGGAAGCATTGGCAGCTGTTTGTACAAATGAAGGGTGCACTTGGACGGGCAATATCAAAGAATATGAG GTGAACCATGAGGGAAAGTGTGACTTCATGATAATTCTCTGTCCCTCCTGTAAAGAACTCATGAGAACCAATGAGCTGGAGCGCCACAATGAACGAGAATGTCCTGAGAGGACTCTAAACTGCAAATACTGCAAAGAACCTTTCCATTTCAAGAACATCAAG GCTCACGATGAGATCTGTCCAAAGTACCCAATGATTTGTGAAGGCTGCGCAAAGAAAAAGATTCCCAGGGAAAAG TATGTGGACCACATCAAGTTCTGCAGTAAATTCAGAGCACCTTGCAGATTTCACGTCGTTGGCTGTGATATGTCT gtggagaaggagaagaccCATGACCATGAGCGTGCATGTTCCTACGAACACTTAAATCTACTCTTGCATTTCATCATGGGCATCAAGGTGAGCCTGGAGAGCTTGCAGCCCCAGAGCCTGGAGCTCGCAGGTCACAAGATCCACGAGCTGCACCGGGCCTTGAGAGAGCTGGAGCTGAAGCTGGGACAGCTGACTCTGGGTGGGGGAGCCCCCGTGCAGGGAGGCTGTACCCCTACCCTCCCTACCCTGGCCCTCCCTGCCCTGGCCACATCCTTCACCCCCCTGCCCAGTACGGTGGGCGCGGCCCTGGAGTTGCAGCTCCACAGTGAGAAGACCAAGGTGGCAGAGCTGAGCCGGCGGTGCCAGGAACTGGAGCTGAAAGTGGGCACCTTCGAGAACATTGTCTGCGTCCTCAACCGAGAGATGGAGCGCTCCTCCACCACCATCGAGGCCTACAACCGCCAGCATCGCCTGGACCAGGACAAGGTGGAGATCCTCAATAACAAG GTGCGTCAGCTGGAGAGAACTGTGGGCCTGAGAGACCTGTCCATTGTGGAGATGGAGGGGAATATGCGGGAGATGTCGGCAGCTACGTTTGATGGCATCTTTGTCTGGAAAATCTCTGATTTCACAAAGAAAAGACAGGACGCTGTTGCTGGCAGAGCCCCAGCTATGTTCTCCCCCG CATTTTTCACCAGCAAATATGGCTACAAGATGTGTCTACGGATTTATCTGAATGGGGACGGGACCGGACGGGGCAGTCACTTGTCTCTGTTCTTCGTAGTGATGAGGGGGCACAGTGACGCCCTCCTCAAGTGGCCCTTCAACCAGAAG GTGACCCTGATGCTGCTGGATCAGAATAACCGAGAGCACATCATCGATGCCTTCCGTCCcgacatctcctcctcctccttccagaGGCCCGTCAGTGACATGAACATCGCCAGCGGCTGCCCGCTCTTTTGCCCTCTTCCCAAACTGGACACCAAAAACTCCTACATACGAGATGATACTATATTCATCAAGGCTATAGTAGACCTCACTGGCCTCTAG